A genomic window from Flavobacterium johnsoniae includes:
- a CDS encoding single-stranded DNA-binding protein → MEITGRITKDALARKVGNEKQVVNFSIAINDSYKPKGSTEYKHITTFVDCSYWLNAKLAQWLKKGALVQLFGRVGISTYIGQDGSAMGSLTFHINSLKILAFAKKEDGSAGAVITPKKQNQSDDPDDLPF, encoded by the coding sequence ATGGAAATCACAGGACGTATTACAAAAGATGCACTAGCCCGCAAAGTGGGAAATGAAAAACAGGTCGTTAACTTCTCCATTGCCATCAATGACAGTTACAAACCAAAAGGAAGCACCGAGTACAAACACATTACAACCTTTGTCGACTGCTCCTATTGGCTCAATGCAAAACTTGCCCAGTGGCTTAAAAAAGGCGCGCTTGTTCAGCTCTTCGGGCGTGTGGGCATTAGTACCTACATCGGTCAAGACGGTTCGGCTATGGGGTCTTTGACCTTTCACATCAACAGCCTTAAGATTTTGGCTTTTGCCAAAAAAGAGGATGGGTCTGCGGGCGCTGTAATCACGCCTAAAAAACAAAACCAGTCCGACGATCCCGATGACCTGCCTTTCTAA
- the dinB gene encoding DNA polymerase IV produces MSRAIVHIDMNTFFVSCERLTNSELNGIPLIIGGGDRGVVASCSYEARRFGVRSAMPIHMAMKLCPQAKIMKGDMELYSRLSHEITEIIQEKAPVVEKASIDEFYLDITGMDKFHGSYKWTNELAQTIIKETGLPLTFALSINKTVSKIGTGEGKQKQNLEIPQHLVQSFLNPLSVQKIPMVGDKTFQLLSRIGIRTIETLSKMPCEVLQQMIGKNGSELWKKANGIDNNPVEPYTERKSISTEHTFTQDTIDIPKLKRIILGMVEKLAFQLRSEEWLTSTVTIKIRYANFDTETKQCRVQYTSADHILSKTVTDLFEKLYQRRMRLRLIGVRFSGLVRGTYQIDLFQDTEEMLALYQAMDRMKSRYGFDAVMRCAGASFKPNTKNEILKRKSD; encoded by the coding sequence ATGAGCCGGGCCATTGTACATATTGACATGAATACGTTTTTCGTTTCCTGCGAGAGACTTACCAATTCTGAACTTAACGGGATTCCTCTCATCATTGGAGGTGGTGATAGAGGTGTTGTAGCATCATGTTCTTACGAAGCACGCCGTTTTGGAGTGCGTTCAGCAATGCCGATTCATATGGCAATGAAATTATGCCCGCAGGCTAAAATTATGAAAGGTGATATGGAATTATACTCCAGGCTTTCCCATGAGATCACAGAAATAATTCAAGAAAAAGCGCCTGTTGTAGAAAAAGCAAGCATTGATGAATTTTATCTGGACATTACAGGTATGGATAAGTTTCATGGCAGTTATAAGTGGACAAATGAGCTTGCTCAGACCATTATAAAAGAAACTGGCCTACCCCTGACATTTGCCCTATCCATCAACAAGACAGTTTCTAAAATTGGTACAGGCGAAGGCAAACAAAAACAGAATCTGGAGATACCTCAACATTTAGTTCAGTCTTTTCTGAATCCCTTGTCTGTTCAGAAAATACCCATGGTCGGAGATAAAACTTTTCAGCTTCTCTCACGTATAGGGATTCGTACAATTGAAACCCTTTCTAAGATGCCCTGCGAAGTACTTCAGCAGATGATAGGAAAGAATGGTTCTGAGCTGTGGAAGAAAGCCAATGGAATAGATAACAATCCCGTTGAGCCATATACCGAAAGAAAGTCAATATCTACCGAACATACTTTTACCCAAGATACCATCGATATTCCAAAACTCAAAAGGATTATTTTAGGTATGGTAGAAAAACTGGCTTTTCAATTGCGCTCGGAAGAATGGCTGACCTCGACAGTAACCATCAAAATACGTTATGCAAATTTTGATACTGAAACCAAACAGTGCCGGGTTCAATATACCTCAGCTGATCATATCCTTTCGAAAACTGTTACAGATTTATTTGAAAAACTATACCAACGTCGTATGCGACTTCGCCTAATTGGAGTAAGATTCAGTGGACTCGTGCGGGGAACTTACCAAATAGACCTTTTTCAGGATACTGAGGAAATGCTGGCACTTTATCAGGCCATGGATCGAATGAAAAGCCGTTACGGCTTTGATGCAGTAATGCGATGCGCTGGGGCATCTTTCAAACCCAATACTAAAAATGAAATTTTAAAACGTAAATCAGATTAA
- a CDS encoding DNA polymerase III subunit alpha gives MYLNCHSFHSLRHGTIPLEELISQATVCGVNAMALTDINTVTGIYDFIKGCKAIGIKPIVGIEFRSEHKLRFIGLAKSASGLAEMNRFLTKHNFDNTVLPESAPEFDNVFVIYPLENAPLLLKENEYIGIRPEQLQKLVLTDWKKRQEKMVILQPVTFRTRTEYNLHRILRAIDMNLILSKLTTEDYCLETEVMQPLEYLISFYAEYPQIISNTEKIIAECNFEFDFKTPKNKKFYTNSKKDDILLLTTLAQQGLEWRYGKNNAEAKSRMFKELKVIDQLEFSGYFLITWDIIRFSNSQGFLHIGRGSGANSIIAYCLGITDICPLELDLYFERFLNLNRKSPPDFDIDWSWKERDTILEYIFSRYGYDHVAFCGTNVEFKYRSIFREVGKVFGLPKEELDALAKNPMELHASNKVVRQVQQYGMLLEKYPNQRSMHSCGILISEEPITNYTPLEMPPKGFPIVLFDMHIAEDIGLEKFDILSQRGIGHIDDSVKLIEKNRGIRLNIRDTTISKNEAKCNEFLGIGKTIGCFYIESPAMRGLLRRLNCDNYKTLVAASSIIRPGVAQSGMMKEYIFRHNHPDKFEYFHPVFQEQLGETYGIMVYQEDVIKIALHYGGLPAADGDILRRAMSGKGRSKTALQKVKDNFFLSCLQQGHPLKLSEEIYRQIESFAGYSFCKAHSASYAVESYQSLYLKVYYPVEFMVAVINNQGGFYRTEVYVHEAKMSGAAIHNPCVNKSELETTLYGTDVYLGFMHLQSLESRIALLIQQEREKNGLYKSLEDFINRIPIGIEGIQILIFIGAFRFTGKSKNQLLVIARLILVNFKPENRNLMLIQEPVKEYELPQLERSEFEDAFDEIELLSFPVSCSPFDLLQTKFRGDVMAKDLLMYHRKTVRMLAYLISRKHVPTKMGAMYFGTWIDADGEFFDTAHFTDSLAKYPFQGGGCYLLLGNVEVDYHFPTITVTKMAKMPFIADPRYSNANDRQYKVHEQIREDVSMTHRKPYPQEHEINLPRQKMTP, from the coding sequence ATGTATCTCAACTGTCATTCTTTTCATTCTCTTCGCCACGGAACTATTCCGCTCGAAGAGTTGATCTCGCAGGCCACGGTTTGCGGTGTTAATGCAATGGCTCTGACTGATATTAATACCGTAACAGGCATTTATGATTTTATAAAAGGATGTAAAGCTATTGGAATTAAGCCTATTGTCGGAATAGAATTCCGCTCGGAACATAAACTGCGTTTTATAGGACTGGCAAAAAGCGCATCAGGTCTTGCAGAAATGAACCGTTTCTTGACCAAACATAATTTTGACAATACTGTTCTGCCTGAATCTGCTCCAGAATTTGACAATGTATTTGTTATTTATCCTCTAGAGAACGCTCCTCTTCTTTTAAAGGAAAATGAATACATCGGCATTCGTCCGGAACAGCTCCAGAAACTGGTTCTGACTGATTGGAAAAAGAGGCAGGAAAAAATGGTAATCCTCCAGCCTGTTACCTTCCGTACAAGAACCGAATACAACCTGCACAGGATACTGCGTGCCATTGATATGAACTTGATATTATCCAAACTGACTACTGAAGATTACTGTCTGGAAACTGAAGTAATGCAGCCTCTGGAATACTTGATTTCCTTTTATGCCGAGTATCCTCAGATTATTTCAAATACCGAAAAAATTATTGCTGAATGTAATTTTGAATTTGATTTTAAAACTCCTAAAAACAAGAAATTTTACACCAACAGTAAAAAAGATGATATTCTGCTGCTGACAACTCTGGCTCAGCAGGGATTGGAGTGGCGCTATGGCAAAAATAATGCGGAGGCTAAATCGCGTATGTTCAAAGAACTTAAAGTGATTGACCAGCTGGAGTTCAGCGGTTATTTCTTGATTACATGGGATATCATAAGATTCAGTAATTCTCAGGGATTTCTTCATATCGGTCGCGGAAGCGGTGCCAACAGCATCATTGCTTATTGTCTGGGCATAACCGACATCTGTCCCTTGGAACTTGATCTGTACTTTGAGCGGTTTTTAAACCTGAATCGTAAAAGTCCGCCCGATTTTGACATTGATTGGAGCTGGAAGGAACGTGATACGATTCTTGAATATATATTTTCTCGTTACGGCTATGATCACGTAGCATTCTGCGGTACAAATGTTGAATTTAAATACCGTTCTATTTTTCGTGAAGTTGGCAAAGTTTTCGGGCTTCCAAAAGAAGAACTTGATGCCCTTGCCAAAAATCCTATGGAACTGCATGCTTCCAATAAAGTAGTTCGACAAGTACAGCAGTATGGAATGCTCTTAGAAAAATACCCTAATCAACGTAGTATGCACTCTTGCGGAATACTCATTTCCGAAGAGCCTATCACCAATTATACACCGCTGGAAATGCCTCCAAAAGGCTTTCCAATTGTTCTTTTTGATATGCATATAGCTGAAGATATTGGGCTTGAAAAATTTGATATCCTTAGCCAGCGTGGGATCGGGCATATTGATGATAGTGTAAAGCTTATTGAAAAAAACCGTGGCATTCGTCTTAACATACGTGATACTACAATTTCAAAAAATGAGGCTAAGTGCAATGAGTTTCTCGGAATAGGAAAGACTATAGGCTGTTTTTACATTGAGAGCCCTGCCATGCGTGGACTGCTTCGCCGTTTGAATTGTGATAATTACAAAACTTTAGTAGCAGCCTCCTCTATCATACGTCCCGGTGTGGCGCAGTCAGGAATGATGAAAGAGTATATCTTCCGCCATAACCATCCAGACAAGTTTGAGTATTTCCACCCTGTCTTTCAGGAGCAGTTGGGCGAAACTTACGGTATTATGGTATATCAGGAAGACGTTATCAAAATTGCACTGCATTATGGCGGGCTTCCAGCAGCTGATGGAGATATCCTGCGCCGTGCCATGTCAGGGAAAGGACGTTCAAAAACAGCACTGCAGAAAGTGAAGGATAATTTCTTTCTTTCTTGTCTACAGCAAGGCCATCCGCTAAAACTCAGTGAGGAAATATACCGCCAGATCGAGTCTTTTGCTGGTTATTCTTTCTGCAAGGCGCATTCGGCATCTTATGCGGTAGAGAGTTATCAGAGCCTTTATCTCAAAGTTTATTATCCTGTAGAGTTTATGGTGGCTGTTATCAACAATCAGGGAGGATTCTATCGCACAGAAGTATATGTCCATGAAGCAAAAATGTCGGGAGCTGCAATTCATAATCCGTGTGTAAACAAAAGTGAACTTGAAACCACACTTTACGGCACAGATGTCTATCTGGGCTTCATGCACCTTCAGAGCCTCGAATCCAGAATCGCTCTTCTCATACAGCAGGAACGTGAAAAAAACGGATTATACAAATCACTTGAAGATTTTATCAACCGCATTCCTATTGGCATCGAAGGAATACAGATCCTTATTTTCATCGGTGCATTCCGTTTCACAGGTAAATCAAAAAATCAGCTGCTTGTAATTGCTCGGCTTATTTTAGTCAACTTTAAACCCGAAAACCGAAACCTGATGCTCATTCAAGAACCTGTCAAGGAATACGAGCTTCCACAACTGGAACGTTCTGAATTTGAAGATGCCTTCGATGAAATAGAACTCTTAAGTTTCCCTGTATCCTGCTCCCCTTTTGATTTATTGCAGACAAAATTCAGAGGTGATGTAATGGCAAAAGATTTATTGATGTATCATAGGAAAACTGTCCGCATGCTGGCGTATCTCATCTCACGCAAGCACGTCCCTACAAAGATGGGTGCTATGTATTTCGGAACCTGGATTGATGCTGACGGGGAATTTTTCGATACTGCACATTTTACAGACAGTCTTGCGAAATATCCATTTCAGGGAGGAGGCTGTTATTTATTATTAGGAAATGTTGAGGTCGATTATCACTTCCCAACTATTACTGTAACCAAAATGGCCAAAATGCCTTTTATTGCAGATCCTAGATATTCAAATGCCAATGATAGACAATATAAAGTTCATGAACAGATTCGAGAGGATGTAAGTATGACACATCGTAAACCTTATCCGCAAGAGCATGAGATTAATCTGCCCAGACAAAAAATGACGCCGTAA
- a CDS encoding ATP-dependent nuclease, with translation MYIEKLTIKKFRSIEYLAVEFNKGVNIIVGENNVGKTTIIDAIRICLSLGKQWRDIGVKNPEDFYIDGSVISDILEPIEFTIEFKIEEPEDRNLFHSLLWQDPAGILEPNLKLNFYYDIEKDVRGNEKLKWKVWGGHDTTVEMPELQQIYYSYLEPLRNAEQELRPYAINNKVTSLFRDMTSYEKADPAGAETISLTHEKKHELSQAIEKVLQNDDWTGLISTGQSFINEHLEKSDIKKKSSKVHLKLLEYKYDNIVKGLLTRKPVYSESVLGMDLHLQKYFDISQNGLGDNNIILASTVLGDLKSRRDQKIEHYYALLIEEPEAHLHPQRQNTFFNYLNTLQDLGVQIFISSHSPTITAKSNLDNLLILQRDEAQKTSFFTTRKSVLTDRNKDYLRKFLDVTKSQLFFASGCILVEGISEALLLPIFAKITGKDYDLDKNGIEIVNINGVAFEPFANLFNATDKEKRLATYCSIITDDDKSIIKSGNFINKLEGINKIQAGEVFKELKILKIIDQSNRIVDFDAAKPLKITGFETKEVFIKSILSAKFNKLSDRASNAKKLENKNLRVELANHTFEYELITADDYNARLIARIYNDMHSKKYVDVFADKHVLAMDILKKLKSNKDKSVLAENIAYVLEKKPGMWKHFIVPSYLQNSIRWVIDKKV, from the coding sequence ATGTATATAGAAAAACTTACAATTAAAAAATTCAGATCCATTGAGTATCTAGCAGTAGAATTCAATAAAGGGGTAAATATTATTGTCGGAGAAAACAATGTAGGCAAAACTACAATAATTGATGCCATTAGAATTTGTTTAAGCTTAGGTAAGCAATGGAGAGATATTGGAGTAAAAAATCCTGAAGATTTTTATATTGACGGTTCAGTTATTTCAGATATACTTGAGCCAATTGAGTTTACTATAGAATTTAAAATAGAAGAACCTGAAGATAGAAATCTTTTTCACTCTTTACTATGGCAGGATCCAGCAGGTATATTAGAACCGAACCTGAAATTGAACTTTTATTATGATATTGAAAAAGATGTAAGAGGAAATGAGAAGTTAAAATGGAAGGTATGGGGAGGGCATGATACAACAGTAGAGATGCCAGAGTTACAGCAGATTTATTACTCTTATCTTGAGCCATTAAGAAATGCTGAGCAGGAATTAAGGCCTTATGCCATCAATAACAAAGTTACATCGTTATTCAGGGACATGACCTCATATGAAAAAGCTGATCCAGCGGGAGCAGAAACGATCAGTCTTACGCATGAAAAGAAACATGAACTTTCTCAGGCTATTGAAAAAGTGCTACAAAATGATGACTGGACTGGCCTTATAAGTACTGGACAAAGTTTTATAAACGAGCATTTAGAAAAATCAGATATTAAGAAAAAGAGCTCTAAAGTTCATTTAAAACTTCTGGAGTATAAATATGATAATATTGTTAAGGGACTTCTAACAAGGAAGCCAGTCTATTCAGAATCAGTCTTGGGCATGGACCTGCATCTGCAGAAGTACTTTGATATCAGTCAGAATGGGTTAGGAGATAATAATATAATATTGGCATCAACCGTATTAGGCGATTTAAAAAGTAGAAGGGATCAGAAAATTGAGCACTATTATGCTTTATTGATAGAGGAGCCGGAGGCCCATCTTCACCCTCAACGCCAGAATACATTTTTCAACTATCTTAATACCTTACAGGATTTAGGGGTGCAGATATTCATTTCCTCACATTCTCCAACAATTACCGCAAAGTCAAATTTGGATAATCTGCTAATTCTGCAGCGTGATGAGGCGCAAAAAACATCATTTTTTACTACAAGAAAATCTGTGCTTACAGATCGAAATAAAGACTACTTGAGAAAGTTTCTTGACGTGACCAAATCACAACTCTTTTTTGCAAGCGGATGTATATTGGTGGAGGGAATATCAGAAGCTCTGCTGCTTCCAATATTTGCGAAAATAACAGGAAAGGATTATGACTTGGATAAAAATGGTATCGAAATCGTAAATATTAATGGAGTTGCCTTTGAGCCTTTTGCTAATCTCTTTAATGCAACTGATAAAGAAAAGCGACTGGCTACCTATTGTTCGATAATCACTGATGATGATAAAAGTATAATTAAGTCCGGAAATTTCATCAACAAATTGGAGGGGATTAATAAAATTCAGGCAGGTGAAGTTTTTAAAGAACTTAAAATTTTGAAAATAATCGACCAGAGCAATCGTATTGTTGATTTTGATGCAGCAAAGCCACTCAAAATTACAGGCTTTGAAACCAAAGAAGTATTTATTAAATCTATTCTATCTGCCAAGTTCAATAAATTATCTGACCGTGCCTCAAATGCAAAGAAACTTGAAAATAAGAATTTAAGAGTTGAATTGGCAAATCATACATTCGAGTATGAACTGATAACGGCAGATGATTATAATGCCAGACTGATTGCCCGGATTTATAATGATATGCATTCGAAAAAATACGTTGATGTTTTTGCAGATAAGCATGTATTGGCAATGGACATTTTAAAGAAACTGAAATCTAATAAGGATAAATCGGTTCTAGCTGAAAATATTGCATATGTGCTTGAAAAGAAGCCAGGAATGTGGAAGCATTTTATAGTTCCTTCCTATCTTCAAAATTCAATCCGTTGGGTAATTGACAAAAAGGTATAA
- a CDS encoding UvrD-helicase domain-containing protein: MYSKLSDGQRKILDYNQGNVVVKACPGSGKTYSLAARISRLLREPDLGKKGLAVISFTNIACQEIEDRLSSDFSTPVPLRHPHFLGTIDSFINTFIFLPFGHLIMGCPSRPELVGEPHGPWSVKKFDKDYDQYFDKTTFNSEDILIRIAPYQAFHFKWNYITIGGTVNGHITNIINSKWALFKKGYANQSDANYISLKVLEKYPLIAENVAKKFVNFLIDECQDTNDIHMKIIDILNNRGNSNIMLIGDRDQSIFEWNEARPELFDAKYNIWDKILLYENRRSSQHICNFIRNLSSFSEIKAVNERVKDSVLIPSILGYKMTKKASKKDPTVITAEESHEAFRKILDDFIKECESNGIIINKENVAVLYRGTASSKYLGLSSDVHNFETIPWLRNHYHVKGMIKGKHMYEHGGLNKGYKLLEKSYFEALLRPADPNFYCSGQFISNKIEALGIKEYRREIFKFIDALPFTKDKTLNTWIKEANKSLLDLGINIILNIESSFGDVMIDDYFGEDLNSERLHPFYFGTVHSVKGKTFQAVLLLLGKKSVLKNYETILKADPKFLKSSDLEELRIVYVALSRPELFLKMAVPDSDVKLWTDKLLQNSEEYT; this comes from the coding sequence ATGTATAGTAAGTTATCAGATGGTCAAAGGAAAATTTTAGATTATAACCAAGGTAATGTTGTTGTAAAGGCATGCCCAGGAAGCGGGAAGACTTATTCATTGGCAGCTAGGATATCCCGTCTTCTTAGAGAGCCAGATCTGGGAAAGAAAGGACTTGCTGTAATTTCGTTTACCAATATTGCCTGCCAGGAAATAGAAGACAGGCTTTCGAGCGATTTTTCTACTCCTGTTCCTTTAAGACATCCCCATTTTTTGGGAACTATAGACAGTTTTATCAACACATTTATTTTTCTTCCATTTGGGCACCTGATTATGGGATGTCCTTCCAGACCTGAATTGGTTGGAGAGCCGCATGGTCCATGGAGTGTCAAGAAATTTGATAAGGATTATGACCAATACTTTGATAAGACTACCTTTAATTCCGAAGACATTTTAATTCGTATAGCCCCTTATCAGGCATTTCATTTTAAGTGGAACTATATCACTATAGGCGGTACCGTTAATGGCCATATTACTAATATTATCAATTCCAAATGGGCATTATTTAAGAAAGGGTATGCCAATCAGTCTGATGCCAACTATATTTCTCTTAAGGTGCTTGAAAAATATCCTCTGATAGCAGAAAACGTAGCTAAAAAATTTGTTAACTTTTTAATTGATGAATGTCAAGATACCAATGACATACATATGAAAATTATTGACATATTAAATAATAGGGGCAATAGCAATATTATGCTGATTGGCGATCGCGACCAGTCGATCTTTGAATGGAATGAAGCACGTCCAGAGTTATTTGATGCAAAATATAATATATGGGATAAAATACTTTTATATGAAAATAGGAGAAGTTCACAGCATATTTGTAATTTCATTAGAAATTTGTCTTCATTCTCAGAAATAAAGGCTGTAAATGAACGAGTAAAGGATTCGGTTTTAATTCCTTCGATTTTAGGTTATAAAATGACAAAGAAAGCCAGTAAAAAAGACCCTACCGTGATAACAGCTGAAGAAAGTCATGAAGCTTTTCGTAAAATTCTAGACGATTTTATTAAGGAGTGCGAAAGTAATGGGATAATTATTAATAAAGAAAACGTGGCAGTTTTGTACAGGGGTACTGCGAGTTCGAAGTACTTAGGGCTTAGTTCTGATGTCCATAATTTTGAAACCATTCCATGGCTGAGAAACCATTATCATGTGAAAGGCATGATAAAAGGTAAGCATATGTATGAACACGGAGGATTGAATAAAGGTTATAAATTATTGGAAAAATCATATTTTGAAGCACTTCTGCGTCCAGCGGATCCAAATTTTTACTGTAGTGGACAATTTATAAGTAACAAAATAGAGGCTCTGGGTATCAAGGAGTATAGAAGAGAAATTTTTAAGTTTATCGATGCTTTGCCATTTACAAAAGATAAAACTCTGAATACTTGGATAAAGGAGGCAAATAAATCTTTGTTGGATTTGGGAATTAATATTATTTTAAATATAGAGAGTAGCTTCGGTGATGTAATGATTGATGATTATTTTGGAGAAGACTTAAATAGTGAACGCCTGCATCCATTTTATTTCGGGACGGTTCATTCAGTAAAAGGCAAAACCTTTCAAGCTGTGCTGTTGTTATTAGGAAAAAAATCGGTTCTTAAGAATTATGAAACCATTTTAAAAGCTGACCCAAAATTTTTAAAATCAAGCGATTTGGAAGAGCTCCGGATTGTTTACGTTGCGTTATCAAGACCTGAGTTATTTTTAAAGATGGCAGTTCCTGATTCTGATGTAAAATTATGGACTGATAAATTGCTTCAAAATAGTGAAGAATATACCTAA